From Longimicrobiaceae bacterium:
AGCGAGGTCCCCTTCCCCGGGTGCTCCGGGGGAGGGGACCTCCGTCATTCTCCCATCAACGCCGCCACCACCTCCGCTCCCCGCTCCGCCGCGCCCAGCCCCGCCCGCACGTACGCCCGCGCCCGCTCCCCCGCCGCGCGGCGCTCCGCCTCCCGGTCCAGCAGGACCCGCAGGCGCGCGGCCAGCTCGTCCCCGTCAGCCATCGCCCAGGCGGCTCCGGCCTCCACCAGCTCACCGGCCTCGCGCGCGTTGGCGTGCCGTGGGCCGAAGAGCACCGGGAGGCCGAACGCCGCGGGCTCCAGCACGGAGTGCAGTCCCGCCGTCCCGAAGCCGCCGCCCACGTAGGCCAGGTCCCCGGCACCGTACAAGTCGCCCAGGACGCCCATGCGGTCCACCAGCACCACGTCCGCGGCGATGGCGCCCGCCTCCACGGCGGAAAGGCGGGCGTGCCGCAGGGCGTGGCGGTCCAGCAGCGCCTCGGTCTCCTTCAGGTGCTCCGGGGTGGGCTCGTGCGGGACCAGGAGCAGCTTCACGGGGGCGTCGGCGTCGATGCAGGCGCGCAGCGCGGGGAGTAGCCGCTCCTCGTCCGGGGGCCAGGTCGAGCCGGCCACGAGCACGGGGCGGTCCGGCGAGGCGACGGCGCGGAGGAGAGGGGCGCCGCGGTCCACGCCGGCCGCGCGCGTCCACACCTGGTCGAAGCGCGCGTCGCCCATCACGGTTCGGCGCTCC
This genomic window contains:
- a CDS encoding glycosyltransferase N-terminal domain-containing protein is translated as MSLAESLYVAALRAASPALPLLARGRGKLAQGIRGRRCVLDRMEAWAFTEKDAARPLVWFHAPSVGEGLQARAVVEAFRARRPDAQVVYTFFSPSAERFAMTVPADFVDFLPFDFPGDVRRALELLRPDVLAFSKTDVWPVLSREAKRRGVRMAMLSGTLPASSSRLSGAARALLGPAYARLDRVAAISIADADRFGALGVPPERRTVMGDARFDQVWTRAAGVDRGAPLLRAVASPDRPVLVAGSTWPPDEERLLPALRACIDADAPVKLLLVPHEPTPEHLKETEALLDRHALRHARLSAVEAGAIAADVVLVDRMGVLGDLYGAGDLAYVGGGFGTAGLHSVLEPAAFGLPVLFGPRHANAREAGELVEAGAAWAMADGDELAARLRVLLDREAERRAAGERARAYVRAGLGAAERGAEVVAALMGE